Proteins from one Microtus pennsylvanicus isolate mMicPen1 chromosome 7, mMicPen1.hap1, whole genome shotgun sequence genomic window:
- the Polr1c gene encoding DNA-directed RNA polymerases I and III subunit RPAC1: MAAAQAVEEMRTRVVLGEFGVRNVHTTDFPGNYSGYDDAWDQDRFEKNFRVDVVHMDENTLEFDMVGIDAAIANAFRRILLAEVPTMAVEKVLVYNNTSIVQDEILAHRLGLIPILADPRLFEYRNQGEEEGTEIDTLQFRLQVRCTRNPSAAKDSSDPNELYVNHKVYTRHMTWVPLGNQADVFPEGTIRPVHDDILIAQLRPGQEIDLVMHCVKGIGKDHAKFSPVATASYRLLPDITLLEPVEGEAAEELSRCFSPGVIEVQEVQGKKLARVANPRLDTFSREIFRNEKLKKAVRLARVRDHYIFSVESTGVLPPDVLVSEAIKILMGKCQRFLDELDAVQMD; this comes from the exons ATGGCGGCGGCTCAGGCTGTGGAGGAGATGCGGACTCGCGTGGTTCTGGGAGAGTTTGGGGTTCGCAAT GTCCACACCACTGACTTCCCGGGTAACTATTCGGGTTATGATGATGCTTGGGACCAGGACCGCTTCGAGAAG AATTTCCGTGTGGACGTAGTACATATGGATGAAAATACATTGGAATTCGACATGGTGGGAATTGATGCTGCCATTGCTAATGCTTTCCGGAGAATTCTGTTAGCTGag GTGCCCACAATGGCTGTGGAAAAGGTTCTGGTGTATAATAACACATCCATTGTCCAGGATGAGATCCTTGCTCACCGCCTGGGGCTCATCCCCATTCTTGCTGATCCTCGTCTTTTTGAATATCGGAACCAAG GTGaggaagaaggaacagagataGACACACTGCAGTTTCGACTGCAGGTCAGGTGTACCAGGAATCCCAGTGCTGCTAAGGATTCCTCTGACCCCAATGAACTCTACGTGAACCACAAAG TATATACCAGGCATATGACATGGGTCCCCTTGGGAAACCAGGCTGATGTCTTCCCGGAGGGCACAATTCGCCCCGTACATGACGACATCCTCATTGCTCAGCTTCGGCCTGGTCAGGAGATTGACCTGGTCATGCACTGCGTCAAGGGCATTG GCAAAGATCATGCCAAGTTCTCACCAGTGGCAACAGCCAGCTATAGGCTCCTGCCAGACATTACTCTGCTTGAACCTGTGGAAGGGGAGGCGGCTGAGGAACTGAGCCGGTGCTTCTCACCAGGCGTGATTGAGGTGCAGGAGGTGCAAG GTAAAAAGTTGGCCAGAGTTGCCAATCCTCGGTTGGATACCTTCAGCAGAGAAATCTTCCGGAATGAGAAGCTGAAGAAGGCTGTGCGGCTTGCCCGTGTTCGGGACCATTATATCT TTTCAGTCGAGTCAACTGGAGTTTTGCCACCAGATGTGTTGGTGAGTGAAGCCATCAAAATACTGATGGGGAAGTGCCAGCGGTTCTTGGACGAGCTGGATGCGGTTCAGATGGACTGA